The window gaacttTGGTTGAAGCATCTCATCTGTTGGATGCCTGcctgccctgtcccttgtagctgccCCTTTTGCTTCCTAGCTCTTttaacagctgctttgcatgcagaacttTGGTTGAAGCATCTCATCTGTTGGATGCCTGCCTgtcctgtcccttgtagctgcctcttttgcttcctggctcttttaacagctgctttgcatgcagaacttTGATTGAAGCACCTCACCTGTTGGATGCCTGCCTgtcctgtcccttgtagctgcctcttttgcttcctggctcttttaacagctgctttgcatgcagaacttTGGTTGAAGCATCTCATCTGTTGGATGCCTGCCTGCCCTGTCACTTGTAGCTGCCCCTTTTGCTTCCTGGCTCTTTTAACagctgctttgcctgcagaactTTGGTTGAAGCATCTCATCTGTTGGATGCCTGcctgccctgtcccttgtagctgcctcttttgcttcctggctcttttaacagctgctttgcatgcagaacttTGGTTGAAGCATCTCATCTGTTGGATGCCTGcctgccctgtcccttgtagctgccTCTTTTGCTTCCTGGCCCTTTTAACAGTTGCTCTGTGGGTGGAACCCTtgcagcaaattctacattttaatcattttctgtataaagaagtgtttccttttgtctctgtgaagaaatgcacccccccgcccccccagaggTTTGAAAATGCTTAAAAATGGAGAAACCAGCCTGTAGCCAGGGGtcttgagggccagtttggtgtagtggtgaagtgcgcagactctcatctgggagaaccaggtttgattccccccttttcATGCGTGATTTTCGATAAATTTGGGGCTGCAGGAAATCCATACCCAGATTTTAATTTGCTGTACGTGCTGTGTAAGAGGGCTTCCTGAGTAACAGCATGGTGTATCGAGTCCAGCTGTGACTCCTTGGGCCTCATGCTGTGTGATAAGGGCTATGGGGTATGGGAacaataaggttgccagctccaggctcgggaattcctggagatttgggggagggaattGAAGCCTGGGGAGTGCAGGATTTGGGAATGGGGGAGACTTCGGTGGGGTATTATGCCATGGAGCAGAGGCGACTGAACGTGCTTAACGTAGGAGCCACAaagaatgaacgtcagatgtctgagaatcACAAGACAttattgtcagatgtttgaggaggggggaggaaggaaggaaaaacagatggggaggagggagggagaggtggaaagaaagcaactttaactttaaatgcattctctgggaGCTGTTTagtttgacttggagaagtgatttcaagaaacaaatgccttctccaagccggccgacggggcagtggggggcttTAAGAGTCACACAAggtgtgtgaaacagccacaggCGGCTCCCAAGCCGCACTTTGGCTACTCCCGAGCCACAGGTTGGTCACCTTCCAAGGAGGTCATTTTCGCTGAGGGTACTGGtttctgtcgcctggagatccgttgtgatcccaggagaccctccagccaccacctggaggtcaaTAAGTAGCAAAAAAGGTGAGTAGAACAGCAAAACAGCTGGTGGAGCCCAGAAAAAGCATGCACAAGAACCTCTTATCAAAATGAATAAATGTAAACCAAAAGCATGTTCGGTGTGAACTGTGTATTATcaatcaacagggctttttttgagcaggaacgcacagggacgcagttccggctggcttggcgccagggggtgtggcctaatatgcatatgagtccctaccaggctttttctacaaaaaaaagccctgtgcaaaacaatagttatgtcaggggtgtggcctaatatgcagatgggtacctgctggactttttctaccaaaaagactTGTGCGAAACAatagtaatgtcaggggtgtggcctattatgcaaatgaatacctgtgcgaaacaatggtgacgtcaagggttgtggcctaatatgcaaatgagtccctaccaggctttttctacaaaaaaagccctgcgcgaaacaatagtaatgtcaggggtgtggcctaatatgcagatgagtacctgctggactttttctaccaaaaaggcttgtgcgaaacaatgctgatgtcaggggtgtggcctaatatgcaaataagtacttgctgggctttttctacacaaagtGCCAATAAAGGGTGGGCTCACTCCCTTGCAGTGGCAGTAAGGAAGACTTGGTCTTCTCTCTCCTGCCCtcttggtgtagagccagtttggtgcagtggttaagtgtgcggactcttatctgggagaaccgggtttgattccccactcctccacttgcacctgctggaatggccttgggtcagccagagctctcttatctggcagaaccgggtctgattccccactcctccacttgcatctgctggaatggccttgggtcagccatagctctcttatctgggagaaccgggtttgattcccccctcctccacttgcacctgctggcatggccttgggtcagccatagctctggcagaggttgtccttgaaagggcagctgctatgagagccctctccagccccacccacctcacagggtgtctgttgtgggggaggaagggaaaggagattgtgagccactctgagactcttcggagtggagggcgggatataaatccaatatcttcatctacctcacagggtgtctgttgtgggggaggaagggaaaggagattgtgagccactctgagactctttggagtggagggcgggatataaatccaatatcttcatctacctcacaggatgtctgttgtgggggaggaagggaaaggagattgtgaaccgctctgagactcttcggagtggagggcgggatataaatccagtatcttcatctacctcacatggtgtctgttgtgggggaggaagggaaaggcgattgtgagccgctctgagactcttcggagtggagggcgggatataaatccaatatcttcatctacctcacagggtgtctgttgtgggggaggaaggtagaggagattgtgagccgctctgagactcttcggagtggagggcaggatataaatccaatatcttcatctacctcacagggtgtctgttgtgggggaggaagggaaaggagattgtgagctgctctgagactcttcggagtggaggacgggatataaatccaatatcttcatctacctcacagggtgtctgttgtgggggggaaggtaaaggagattgtgagccgctctgagactcttcggagtggagggcgggatataaatccaatatcttcatctacctcacagggtgtctgttgtgggggagaagggaaaggagattgtgagccgctctgagactcctcggagtggagggcaggatataaatccagtatcttcatctacctcacaaggtgtctgttgtggggaggaagggaaaggagattgggagccgctctgagactctttggagtggaggtggatataaatccaatatcttcatctacctcacagggtgtctgttgtgggggaggaaggtaaaggagattgtgagccgctctgagactcttcggagtggagggcgggatataaatccaatatcttcatcttcatcttcttctctctctttccccctcccggccttatctctccccttccctcttctAGAGGAGAGCACCCACGTCTTCTCGCAGGTCTTCTTCTGCCAGGGAGAGGCTCCGTTCTTCGGCTTGGCCCAAACCCTGGACGAGGAGCAGCTTTTCTGGTTCGACTTCCCCAATTCCAGCTGGTACGCCCGCCTGCCCGACTTCCACCCGAGGTGCCAAGCCGGGTGCCCTTGGCCAACATCAGCGCCCAGCGGGAATTCTGCAGGAAGCTGCTGGGGAGCCTCTCCGAAATCTCTGATCTTCCGCAAGTACAAATGCCTGAATCCAAAGGTGAGGAGGGCTATGGTGCCACCACCTGGAAGGACCCCACGACTGGCCCTCTCTAGGACTCAGATGAGGGCTTACCCTGTGGTTCGGGGAGGGcagtagaagagctggattcaagtGCAGGAGCCCCTTAAAGACCCAACTAAACCCAACAGGCACTCGGTGCTAAGCTACCCTTTCATTTGTATTAGTTAAGACTGTGCCTCAATGATTCATCTAATTTCACTATTGCTGGCGTTGGAAGCATGGATGCCTTTTAAACAATAATATCTGTGAATGTACAgtataggggtgtcaaacgtgcggcctaGAGCAAagcttattttctccattggctgaggctcctcccttggggggagggagggagagcttgctttgccaggctctctcaatctcacagcagagctactgagccaagtctctcctccttctattggctgaggctcctcccttggggggaggaaggggggagtaagagcttgctttgccaggctctcaatcgcacagcagagctactgagccaagtctctcctccttctattaactgaggctcctcccttggggggaggaaggggggagtaagagcttgatttgccaggctctcaatctcacagcagagctactgagccaagtctctcctcctt of the Heteronotia binoei isolate CCM8104 ecotype False Entrance Well unplaced genomic scaffold, APGP_CSIRO_Hbin_v1 ptg001373l, whole genome shotgun sequence genome contains:
- the LOC132591047 gene encoding LOW QUALITY PROTEIN: class II histocompatibility antigen, M alpha chain-like (The sequence of the model RefSeq protein was modified relative to this genomic sequence to represent the inferred CDS: inserted 1 base in 1 codon) produces the protein MESKRCRWGLGFWAWLWGAAVATATLQEESTHVFSQVFFCQGEAPFFGLAQTLDEEQLFWFDFPNSSWYARLPDFHPXVPSRVPLANISAQREFCRKLLGSLSEISDLPQVQMPESKGIPQVEVFT